The DNA sequence TTTTTCCGGGAAAAAGAAAGTTTCTAAGTTTTTTAGAGACGAAAAATTATCTGCTCTGATCAGGGAAAAGACCTGGTTACTCTGTGATTCCAGAAACCATATTTTAGGGGTTATCCCTTTTAGACAGGACCGCAGATATCAGGCAGACAGAACTACTCAAAAAAAGATAACTGTAAAGTGGACAGAAAAACAACTAACTCGTTAGCTGTTGATGATTTTAAGAAAGACAGCAATATAGCTTTTGGAATTTTATACCAACAGTATTTCGGTTATACTCAAAAATTCATTCTCAAGAATAAAGGCAATCTGGAAGATGCAGAAGATGTTTTTCAGGATGCATTACTCATTCTTTATCAAAAGCTGAATGCTGATGAATTTAAAGTTCAGACCTGTCTCGGAAATTATATTATTGGAATTGTTAAAAACCTGTGGTTTAAAAAATTAAAGCATAGGCATTTTTATATAGAATCTCCTGAAGACTATTTCATAGAACATC is a window from the Chryseobacterium indologenes genome containing:
- a CDS encoding RNA polymerase sigma factor gives rise to the protein MDRKTTNSLAVDDFKKDSNIAFGILYQQYFGYTQKFILKNKGNLEDAEDVFQDALLILYQKLNADEFKVQTCLGNYIIGIVKNLWFKKLKHRHFYIESPEDYFIEHQQEIAAAIENERYYWEKLLGYIKSISSHCQNLIHDIFIENKSIEEIQDKYQYSSRHNAQNQKYKCVEQIKKIKNNSIFST